The Juglans regia cultivar Chandler chromosome 6, Walnut 2.0, whole genome shotgun sequence genome contains the following window.
TGATGTTTATtaccatttaaatattttattctaatttgaGTCTTGGTGGGCCTGAATTTCTTTCACGTGAGCAATGGGTGTAAatacaagaacaaaaaatatgtgTTTCAAGGGTCTGTTGTATTGAAAGTGTCTAGTTGCTGTCCTTGCTCTTATCAAGTGCTGATAGCATTTATTGGGTTCATTATTCTGGCATTCACAGGTTAAAAGTAGGACTGCAAATGGAAATTCTGCATATGGCTCTCATGTCATGCAATATGGTGATACAAATCTTAACAATGACCACCTTTACCTGTATATTGGTACAAATCCTACAAATGTTAACCTTACTAATGTAAATGAGAATTACTTGAGGCCATCTACAAAAGCTATCAACCAACGAGATGCTGATCTCATCCATTTTTGGGATAAGGTTTGTTTCCCAACTCCTATGCCTTTTGAAATTTATCTGTTGTTTTACCCTTAACTCCTAGTAATGCAAGTGGCTTTTTGAACATGGGTCATCAGATGTAACCTTTGTAGTTTCTATCTTGATGTCAAATTATCATGCTTTCGTTGGAAATATAAAGAGCTCTCCATTATATAGTGGTAACACGTcaacattttttgtttggaagctTTCATTCTTTAATGGGTAGCTCTTTGGCAGTTCCGCAAGGCTCCAGAAGGCTCTCCTAGGAAAGTTGAAGCCCAAAAGCAGTTTGTTGAAGCAATGTCGCATAGAATGCATATAGATGACAGTGTGAAACTTACTGGGAAGCTCCTATTTGGAATTGAGAAAGGTCCTGTGGTTCTCAATATTGTTCGACCTGCTGGGCAACCACTTGTTGATGACTGGGGTTGCCTTAAGACACTGGTAATATTACCAATTTCCAGCCTCTTGCTCAGTTCTGTAAACACTgtcttattttgtttcatttattctaacaaaaaataaccCAGATCACTAACCCCACATCTTGCTAAAAGGTTGGTACTCAAAAAtcccacattttttttctttaaatttcgtCTAGATACTCCTGCTATATATGTATGGATTAAATGTGCATCCTGAACAATTACCTGTGTAGGTGAGGACTTTCGAGACACATTGCGGATCCCTCTCACAGTACGGGATGAAACACATGAGAGCCTTTGCAAACATTTGTAATGCCGGGATTCAGAAGGAGCAGATGGATGAAGCATCAGCTCAAGCTTGTGTCAGCATCCCTTCTTGGCCTTGGAGCTCTCTGCACAAGGGATTCAGTGCATGATTAAAGTTTAATGCACTGTCTTCGAAAGACCAGAGCTTGAAATGTGTTGATACATATACATATTCATAATCCtgttgtattttgataatagtTCCTAAGATTGCTTCAGTGTAAATAGAATCAAGCAAGCTCCTATAAGATAGACTGCTCTGTACTAAgggaaatgtttaaaaataatatgaaagtgCTTGTACTACTTTTCTGAACCTGCTCCCCAACTAGAGCAACAATTGTAAGAGAAGCAGGGGCCAAAGCCAACAAAAAAGTGTAGAAGTCTCTTGGAAAAGCCAGAGTTAAAAAAACTAACTGCTAcaatatagaaagaaaaattctattcttgaACAAGTGTGTATAGAGCACATCTAGTAATGTtcttacataatataatttgatttaaaagataaattttaaaatttgaatctcatatattaaattttatcatttaaataacgTGGACGATATGTCTATACACTGGTTTGACTTGTAGGGGTATAAATTTTAACCGAAAAATCGGCCCGAACCGGCCTAAACAAGAGTCCGGTCCAAAACCGATTTCTAAAATGCCAAAACCGGTCGGAATCGGACCCGGTTCTATAATTTTTAGGATCAGACTAgtttactataatatatttaaataatgtttttttaatattatatataataatttttaatattatatataatatataataatataaattataattatatataatactatttttttctgACTCTCTTCTACCTTCTTGAATTCCGGTTAAATTCTTCTTGTTGTACTAATTACTACTCACTGCTTATTTTTCCTTAATCATCACAAACTATTGAGATTGCATATAAAATGTTGCACAAGAGTTAATAAACATATATGAAGCTATCAATTCTGGATGTCATAGACTATGAGCAAGTGTTCTAAAGGCACTAAGGGATAtactaaggagacgtttggattcacaagtcatctcaatttatctcaactcatctcactattatttattactattcaacaactttaattcacaaatctcattactattcacaactcatctcattattatttacaattcatctcaattcatctcaaatcatcttcaaatccaaacgtctcctaagggCCAAGATTCAAACAATTTGGTCAACTCCATACTCACAAGACCTTATGGTTTGTTCCTATTTTATCAAAGaagaatggaaaaaagaaagaaagaaaattgataattatgGTTTATTTACGATATTTGAAAACTGTCTCAAAACCAACCATGGTTAGAATCTAAGTCCAAGAAAACACCATGGTTAGAACCACTGACCGTAGTTACCACCTATAGTTCCTTCCACACCCGATCCGCGTCATTCATACCCGCCCACGACAAAgtactaattaaatttttatcgtTAATTTCTACtgtgagtttttaatttttttattattattattttttatttaatgattcggtaggtattttttaataatattataatttttttattttttaaatatatttaaatgtgttaaaaaaatatatgtaaaaaaatataaaaaaaaacacattctaaATACACTAGTTAGAGCTTTTAACGGTTGGAGTAGTATCgctctaaaaataaacaaattaacaaaaggaaaaaaaaaaaaaaaaacagacgaCGTTAAGGGTTCTGTTAGTTCGATTGACGGCGTGATACTTGATTTTAGGGCCAACGAAAGCCATTAAAACGCCGTAACGGGATTTTACAAGAGACGGGGTTGACGGTTTAAGATAGGAGCTTAGGAGAGCCCTACGATCGTCAACGGAGGGTCAGGCTTGCTCACCCTTGGACGGTTCAAGTGTAACGGAGAGTGGGAGAAGGGGGTATATAAACTGGGTTTTGAAAGGGGGAGAGAGTATTTCGTTTTATCAGAAGAACAAGAAGGAAGAAGCTCTCTGAAGTTTTGCTCTTTTCTCTCTGATTTTCGCtacggattttctttttccttctgtCGTGTTTTTAGATGCCAAAGAAGGTAATTCGGGAGAGAATTCATGAGAACTCTACTGAAAGTCTGAAGGAAGGTCGAGGATCTGAAGCTTGTGAAGAGGGAGGAAGAAGGAGGTTTGTAATTGAGCACAGGGTGGAATTTTATAGAGGTCTCGTGTATTTATTCTTCTGAGAATAACTCTCTTTTTTGGTGCAGATAACATTTGAAGAGCTTTGGACGGGGTTCCTTAGAAGGAATTCTAAGTGGATTCTGTTCTTATTTGCGTGGCTGATTGCGAAGATCGGGTTCGTTTCATTGAAGATTACAGAGAGACGGTCGAGAATTTCGAGTTCAGAGGTCTCCACTTCGAAGCAGACTTtgatttcttcttgttttcaTGGGATTTATCATCTGAGACGTTCTTTGTTTGTGTTCAATTTCTGTTTTGCAGATACATTTCGGATAGATTTGAGTGGTTTTTAGAAGAAATCTGGAACCTTTCTATAAACAATAAGGATAATATCTCTTTTAGAGATATTGGATTCTTGCATGGGAGTCCAAGGTTTGGGCTCTGAAATGTCACCGTTTTGTTGAATCCCGGTCATAGATTTGCATTTTTGTTAGTTTGAAGACTCGAGAGGAAGGCCCGTTTTCTGTGAATTCCCTGGGTGACAGTGGCAGAATCTGTGTGGTGCAGGTGAGAAATCATCATCTAATGAGAAGATCGAGGATTTCTGTGTGGCGGTTTTCAAGTTCAGCTTAGGAAATTTGATGTTGGTTCTTGAGGGGCTTTTATACGGTGAATCGGATTTGAATGCCTTCAACGAAGCATTGATTTCTTTGGTTCTTTGTATTCAGCGTGTCCAACTCTggattttttttgggaaaataattCCGATTTTGGACTTTTATCTTTTGAATCAGAGTTGATAATTCTCCGGTAATGACCATTTCCATGGCTTTCCTCTCTATCTTTCTcaactcttctctctctctctctctctctgcgacTATCGGATTGCATTGGGTTCCTCTTCTCTCTGAAAAAATCCCGAATTGAAGACTTTTCCTCCATCTATGGCCTTCTCCAGAAATTTCAGTTCTCCCAACCACTTGGCCTTATATGGGATTTATTTGGTCTTTTGTTGTttcctccatatttttttagtgttaGTCTACCCTTGAATTTTCTGCAATGGAAAGGAAAAGCCTTGTGGGTCAAAATTCCTCTATTTATCTGTGAAGCTTTTGCTAGGATCTCTCTTTTGACGGCGTCTGAATTGCGAAGGCCATTTCTGACCCGATGACCCTCTGTTTGGCTTCCGAAAAAcctgagaaaaataaaggagaGTATAATTCTTGTTCATCTTAATGTCCGGAAAATCCAACACTAGCCACTCCTTTGATTCTTCTGTAACCGATTTGAGGTTTCTAATCTTTCTCAAGACTTTCACGCATTTTCATAGTGACCGAAAAGAGCTTCAATTGAAAATCTCGCACTTGCTCTGTTTTTCGTTATCTCCAATTTCCTCATCACCCATTTCATATCTTCTATGTGATTCCCCCATCTCACCCCAAGGGCGAGATTTCCAccatttttttcacaaatcCTGGACCGTCCGATGCGCATCTTCCACAATCTTCGCTCTTCCCtcgttttttgtttattatttatggaGGTTGCTGGGTAGCCATTTCCAAAtccaatttcttcttctttaattgaACGTTACCCTTTTTTCATACATAGATTAACCTCAATAATTACTAATTATCTTCTATGGAATGGGACAGCTTTGTACGTTAACGTACAGAAGATGGATAAGGACTCTCTGTCTCTGAGGAGCAGCAATCTTACTAATAATGCGAACGCAATCCATACAAACGGTAGAGAGACAACCGGAACGGACGGAACCTCGTTGCTGAGACCAGCTGGTTCCGAGACCATCACACAAACGACGACGTCGTCGGAATTCGTGTTGCAGTGGGGGAACCGGAAGCGGCTCAGGTGCATGAAGGTCCAGGTCAAGGACAACGACCCGACCGCCCCGGCTCAAAGGACCACGGTTCGGGTGGACCGGCGGGTCGTGAGGGCCGATAAGGACTCGTTGAGTCAGCCCGGCGGTGGTAATCATGGTAATGGGTATTTGAATCTACGTCAGCGACACCCTTCCCCTCAGCCGCCGCCGCCGCCACCATCGCAGCGAATTCTCAGGTACTCTatacaactctctctcactcttgaCTTTTCAATGCATGAACACGCATATAATTCTGTGATGTTTCCTGCGCGTGTGGCACACGCTACGCCGAGTCGCCCTGCTCTGCCTCGCCGGTGGGATGGGTGCTAGGCACTTTCATTGGCTGTCGAGTATATAACTTGTTGAAATCTAGATAAGTGACTCGTGGGCGTGCTTTTCAAACCTTTTCTGTAACACTGTCGAAATCCTGTTCGGATCGAATTGGAGGACCCGAAGAAAAGCATCGCCGCCGGATCTGTTGCATAGAGTTAGGAAAGtggtaaaaaaaatgaatgataaaATACTAATCCCAATCATCGACAGTGTTGTTTTAAGAGACTTTGAATCATAATGCCATAGaattttgtcaaaaaaagatatttgagaatttgagacaaaatacAAACATTCATATATTTATGGAATGATATAATTCAATTCCCCCCCCCCTAGGATGGGCTCAATCATAAAGCACGCCAACTTGGACGGACTGTTTAGTGGTGACACAATTTAGGTCTCTAACGTGTGATTTCAGCTACGAACCGTCTTGTTTGGGGTAGTTAGTTTGGATGGACTAGTTTTTTAACCTCAATGCTACATTTTGGGCTGGATAATATCCATAAGGCTCGTTTAGTCATTTTCACCCGCTTTTGTTATTGGGATTACCTATCTAGATATTGGCTAATGagttcttttaaattaaattaaataagatttttatttactaattgagatagcaaatatgaaaattaaagaaatattaagcaaatatttaattcatctctGTACCTTATAGCTTGTTGTGTGAACCTCATCTTTAGAAATCAGATAAGGTTGAGCTTTTGGAATCTTCAGCTgcctttattttcttctttgagtGTGACTTTGGTTTTATCACAACTGGACatctttatcattttctttcttgcttgTACTTGATTTTGCCTAGTGTTATTATGTATGGTCAAAGACTCAAATATTGTTGATGATAAGTCTAATAGTCTTGTGCTCTGTTGCTTCTCTTGCGTGGAAATGATTCTGTTCTATCCTGTCTTCTCCTTTAGGTCCTAATTATAATTGAGACTTTCTAGTTTCTAGCATTTAATGCTCGAAgatcaaatttgaaagattttttttaataaataaacacaTCATTTAGgcatcatttaatttaaaattaaataagatgagattaaaattaaaaattaaataaaatattattaaaatatatttatttaatattatatttattttaatatttaaaaaaattaaattgttaattttattatatgtaaaaattttaaaaattataataataaaataaaatgaatttaaaagaattataaaaacaaatgaaatgatattattttattattattttttatttttttactattattcccCTATCTTATGACCTCGACATAATCCTATGATTAACAATTATTTTtcgtgtttttcttttttgcattcaTTACTAATTAGAGATCATATTCGGGCAAAGTAGAAGTATTCTAAGCAGTCTTTAGGTTTCCAATTAGGCACTTACACGTAGGACAGCTTTAgtcttttattgttttcttacCCGCACCTGATCACATCTCCACTGCATCTGATCCACTATGCCCAACATCGCCTCATGACCTGGACTCGTTGGAAACGTGTAACGGTCAGTTCCGATTCCACGCGtccttccaaaatctcatttttccaTCATCTAATCCATTTCTAGCCGTCAGATGAAATACGATTAAGAATACCGGTCCACCTCCATTCCGCATCACTGTCCACTTTTCAATAACACCACCAAAAAGTTCACTCTCAAATCCAACGGCTTAAAACCTACGGGAAAACCAGGCGTGCCCATCTTATCTTAACCACTCCCTTTCTTAACACCCGACGCGATTATGCCTGCTTCCCTTTGCTTGCCCGCACCAATCTAGATCGTCCGAAGGTCAATTTCGTAATTGTTGTTGGTTCTTTGTGTTGCTAATAGGAACTCGGAGGCATCAGGTGCGATGAGAGGACAGAGCAACGGAGTCGCGAGGGGAATTGCGTCGCCCGACAGGGGTGGTGCCCACGATAAGAGAGGGAATCAGGCCAATAACCATAGCatcaaccttcaccaccaccaccatcacaacaatcacaatgaGAATAACAAGTCTGCGGCGTCGTCGGAGACTGCGCACGACAGCAAGAAGGGCGGCGGATCGTCGTCCGGGAGCGGCGAGGCGATACCCCCGGTGTGGCCACCGAAATTCGTCATTGCTTTGACTAACAAGGAGAAAGAGGAAGATTTCATGGCCATTAAGGGGTCCAAACTGCCTCAAAGACCCAAGAAGCGAGCAAAATTCATCCAGCGCACCCTCAATGTAAGCTTcaattttctcctctctctctcttttttattaaattattaataaaaacatatattttttaatcacacCGAGAAAAAGTCAAGATTCAACGCTTGGAGCACAAGGCAAAAGGTTCCGTCGATTGCAAggccattttccttttttaacgAGCGTCTTTTGGTAGTATAGGATGCGGTTTTTGAGGAGTttgttttgatgttttattCAGGAAGAtaagtccatttttttttagtcttgGATCTGCTTTGCTTAATATTCTTTGCTCTCGGAAAAGCAGAGAAAGTTTGTGAGGGGACAAGATCCTCGCATGAAAAACTGGGATGCGAACACGTGTCTCTTAGTCCCATGATGCGTACCCAATAGTGATACCGAAAGTTTAGATCATTCGAGTCAGACAAATTAggtttacaaaaacaaaaaaaatatatatatatatataaaataattattttttcgtCTTATTGTAAATTttgcacacttttttttatatatttaatagtttcgtaaaaaaattattttttaataaaaaaacttcatttttttaagtaagagTATGCTAGACTTGTCCTAAGACTaactatattttttgttttttaatttaaaaattagagtATTGAAGTTTAAGAAATCTTGCACGATAAATATTAGTCAAgatgatattaattttatgattatttaataattatttctaagtaattagaaaattattaaatatttgaagctATAGATATAAAATGTTATGTTCGGTGAGATGGAAACCTACACGTGTCGGTAAATTCTGATAACACCCGGTCATCACTGGCCCAACAGTGGAATAGAGGACCGGGATAGACGGTGCATAGCGGGCCAGGTGTACGGTTACAATATAATTGAATTTTATATTACAAGTTGATGGAAATTGTATTGTCATTTTGGTTGAGTGTGGCCGACATTAAAAGACATCGACCAAGGAGCCAGTGGGGCCCTTTCTTGTCCATTTTCGTAGAAAAACCCTTTTTATCTTTGAGGATATATTTGGTATTGTGCAGACCCTTTAATTAATCATGTGGTTGCAGAATTGTTTTCCAAGTTGGACcacactagctagctagtggaCAAGTGGAAGAGGCGCATGattgccttttttttattcacgttatctctgtttattattattttctttcacctCTGTTCAATTTAGTGTACAGGAAGAGctgtcttttgtttgttttgttaggctaaaaaattaaaaatggcaAGAGCAAATAATTAGagtgtatttaaaaaaaaaaataaagatgcatcgaattaaaatagaaatacaacGCCTTGCTTGTTTTCACAAtctttatctttttatcttatttaattattataatttttttaaattttcatataaaataaaataaataatttaaatttttcaaattttaaaataaaaataatattaaaaatatatattttaaaaatatcttatttcaatttatcttatctcatttatctATTCTTATCTTATgtgtgaaaacaaataaggcccGTAGAAGGTGAGGTGCTCATAAAATACTATTACTTGTCCAATAATTGTCGGATTATTTAATTGTATGCTACTAATGAGTTCCATGTTTTGCCCCCTCAAAGTTATCATTAATGTGAAACTACTTCCATGTCGATTGATAATCACTTCCATGTCGATTGAGTTTCTTTTCCCTTGAAATAAAAGCTGAGAATTTGGAAGTCAGTCCCGTAGCTGAAGCGTGAGgaagaagttttatttatttatttatggtttcTCTATAATGAAAGGGTGCAAGATATCTTACATGGCATCTCATTCTGTTTTGTTTGGTGCAATTTGCTTCACAGTTGGTTAGCCCAGGAGCATGGTTGTGTGATCTGACTCTGGAACGATACGAGGTCAGGGAGAAGAAGATATCTAAGAAGGtaccatttcttttatttattcaacCTTATTTTGCTTTTCTACAGAAACTCATTTGAatttttaggtctcgtttgttttcacaatcattctcatctcatttaatcattataattttttaaaattttcatgcaaaataaaataaacaattcaacttttttaaattttaaaacaaaaataatattaaaaaatatatattctaacaatattttatttaacttttatctccaactcatctcatctgtaaaaacggTCGAGGCCTTAGTTTCATTCTTTTAATAGAGGAGTTTACAAAGTGGACTCATGTGCAAAccaaatttgaatttattcaCTTGCTATTCAATCTGTAcagaatttaaatttgaatgaCAAAAGATCAAGActtttagaaagaaaacaatatCATCTAAAAGGGTTGGCTTTATTTGGTGCAGAGACCAAGAGGGTTAAAGGCGATGGGCAACATGGATTCTGACTCTGAGTAGAAGATAAATTCTCCTTTGGGAAATGAGCATTGTTGTGGTAGGATTGTGCGAGGAAGATAGTGTTTAATATGATGAGAAAtatgtaagaaaagaaaaatgtaagaaCTGTGTGAATCATCTTCACCTTTCACTTGTTGAAGGAatgaaaagaatttaattatttattccTTTTATTCTTGACTTCTATCTTTttcctaattatttttcttgttttggttgGGTTGCAAATGATAAAGTTGGAACGAAGCTTACATTGGCCTTTGCCTTCAATTTTGtctaaagataaaataaattgaattttagaatattttcaagtattatttaatgatatttaaacagcttgatataataataaatattgtatggtTTATTATATGTATCTATTAGTTAAGTTTTTTGAGAATagttatctcatcttattatttgtTGCAAAACATTTCTTGTCAAGAGTCTGTGCACTCATGGATTAACTTCCGGtaccaatattaaaaaaaaataaaattatctcatcttatttcaagaTGGTCTAATGCAAAAGGAAAGACACATATCAAATGCTCATAAGAAGCTTACtttatttgaaaatcttgtACATAAAGTATAAAATGaatgattttgttgtgggtggccttttttttttttttacattctttaTGGTTGGCACATGGCCAGGTCCAcatgaaactttttatttttctacttttatCGCACATCAAACTTAATAGAAAGGGAGCCGCTATAGCCACCGAAGAAATTTCTACCgactgtaaatttttttaaaaaatatataaaaaaataaaaaccacaacaaatataaatatataagaactgatgcatatataaataaattatataaaataaaacaataaattaatataattttataggaTCTATTAGATCTAcgttataataaaaataattttacaatttgatataCAACatcaaattacattaatttataaatttatttttatataatcactttgagactaaataattttttttttataatagaaattGGTCTCTACTTAGatgttattattttagtatGAGTGCTGCTACACTCACCCCTCCCAGTTACAGCTGTGAGCTATTGTTAGttataaagttttattttatttttttagtattttttaatatttttttaaaaaataaaaaatattataatattattaaaaaatatttttttaatcattacgtaaaaaaaaattaaataaataaagcgaTAAAGATGAGCggtaaaatagaaaagaaatagtAGTATTATCCTTTTAGTATATTTTACACGTTAGGCTCGAGTAGGACCCACACGaacaatttctcataaataactTATAGAATAGACGACCAAGgtcttgaaatataaaataagcaAAACTTTGAATCTCCTGATTTTCAAACTTTATGCcctttaattacttttttgtcTGGTCCCATACGCCGAGAAAAGTTTGCAAACCGCGTTTCTTTCCCAAAAAGAATTGAGTTTCGTTaggtataattatttttatatattttattaatgtgattagttaaaataattattttatattaaaaaaaattatacaaccaattatattaataaaatacataaaaaatacataaaaataaatacacaaaatttttttaaaaacaattgttAAGCAAATTAGAGTGCCACATCAAAAGCTTGcccaacaaatttttttttttttttttttcgtggtCCTATCAGTTGCCTGACTGAATCTTCATCACGACTTTTTAGTGAGCGGGGGATACCAATACGGCAATAC
Protein-coding sequences here:
- the LOC109014533 gene encoding uncharacterized protein LOC109014533, with translation MDKDSLSLRSSNLTNNANAIHTNGRETTGTDGTSLLRPAGSETITQTTTSSEFVLQWGNRKRLRCMKVQVKDNDPTAPAQRTTVRVDRRVVRADKDSLSQPGGGNHGNGYLNLRQRHPSPQPPPPPPSQRILRNSEASGAMRGQSNGVARGIASPDRGGAHDKRGNQANNHSINLHHHHHHNNHNENNKSAASSETAHDSKKGGGSSSGSGEAIPPVWPPKFVIALTNKEKEEDFMAIKGSKLPQRPKKRAKFIQRTLNLVSPGAWLCDLTLERYEVREKKISKKRPRGLKAMGNMDSDSE